Part of the Oncorhynchus nerka isolate Pitt River linkage group LG14, Oner_Uvic_2.0, whole genome shotgun sequence genome is shown below.
AAACAACTAACAATGGCAGTTATTGTCTGCAAAGTTTCTTATCAGATACAGTTTGTTCACATATGCAACATAGAAAACTTAACACTCAACCATTCAAAACTTAAAAACTTAATTCACTTTGACACGTGAATCTCATGTGTATGACTTCATTCACTCATGACTACCCAGAAAGCCTTTGTCAAAAAACATAGCTTTTTGACATTATGTTTCTGTCCAACTCAGCACAAACATTATGTTTAGTTGCGAATGCTTATCAATATAGGACTGCGAGAGCTGTTTTTGTGTGAATTGTTTTGATATCGAATCAAACAACCGGTAGCATATCATCTCAGTAAGTATGTTTATTTGAAAGCCAGTCCTTTCAAAAATAGTTACATACTGAACTATGTATTTTACATTTAACAAACAAGCTGCACATATTATTGTCTAACCAAGTGAAAGTCAAACAGGATGTGAGAAATGAGGGCTGACACTCTGTAAACTGCCTTTTGACAAGAAAAGAATCAGGATAaaaacacacacgcgcgcacacactcaACAAGTATTATTAAACAGTGACGAAATCTGAGATGCAGCCTCATCACTGTTTTACATGATCCACATTTGCATATACACTGTCCATTTGATCCATACTGTCCATCGGATCGTTTGGATCCTGTAAAGAGAAATGGAGAAATCAGGCAGGGAAGGTAGGGAAAGGTCTATCAAGAAGCTATGAGCACAACACTAAATGGCCAACATGCTAAACATATATAGTACCCACTGGCCACAGACGTCAACTCAACATCTATTTCACGTTGCTTCATTGTCATGTCATTTCAATGACGAGGAAACAACATTGggtcaaccagtgtgtgcccagtgggtaaagAACATTAGGTCCAAAGCTGATGACTTATCAACAGTCTACATGTACTATCTTTATAAAGAGTACTGTCAGTTTAAAACAGATCTGCTCAGGGTGCTGTAATGTACCTGGACGTTGCCATAGACGGGCTCATCAATGACCCTTGGAGGAGGAACTTGGGTGTTATCTTTCTTTGTAATTTTGACTCTGTGGAGATAGGGGAAGACAAGTATCTCACTGACACTGTAGGTCAAATCAAAGAACATATTTTAGAGTAACATTCAGAAGTAAAACTGAAATATGTCAAACTAGCAATTTACTGAAGGATGTTTCATAGTTTTAAGCATACCTTTCAGGTTTGGCCATTGGAGTCATGGTGAAATTAGCATAATATCCAGACACTTGCATAGTGACACACCTGGACCTAGAAAATCAAATTAGTTGTTATGTTAGCGAATGTGAGTAAAATGTATCTGCAATGACTAATAGAAGGCAGAGGACATCATGTTGCTATAGAAATTGATCAATGTCAGTCAAACTTGAGTGCATCCCTCTGGGGACACCCATCAACCAGACCCACCTTTTCCTGTACTTGAAGAACCAAACAATCCCCAATACAGCAACCAGTAGAACTGCAACCACTGGGACCGTGGTGGCAATATATATGGTCGTGGATAGCGCTTCCTCACACACTGTGAAAAACATTCTGATTAGGACTGATGAATATTTATTCATTCCATTACTCATTtaaattaatattttttttacattttagtcaacacttttatccagagcaactacGGTTAAGTGCCTTTCTCAAGGGTACATCAACAGATATTTCACAGCTCAAGGATTCGAACCACCTACCATTTGGTTaccggcccaacactcttaactgctaGACAACCTGCCTCCCAATGCAAAATCAAGAGACCCTCTCTCAaaatatttgatttgaaatggatacagtaccttcagaaagtattcccaccccttgactttttccacattttgttgtgtttcagcctgaattttttattgattaaattgagattttgtgtcactggcctatacacaataatgtcaaagtggaattatgtttttagaaatgtttgcaaattaataaagaatgaaaatctgaaatgtcttgagtcaataagtatttgttatggcaagcctaaataagttcaggagtaaaaatcatataagttgcatggactcactgtgtgcaataatactaTTTAACAAGatatttgaatgactacctcatctctgtaccccacacataaaactgtctgtaaggtctctcagtcaaacagtacatttcaaacagattcaaccacaaagactagggaggttttccaatgccttgcaaagggcatctattggtagatgggtaaaaaaagcagacattgaatatccctttgagcatggtgaagttattaattacactttggatggtgtatcaatacacccagtcactacaaagataaaggGGTCCTTCTTAACtctgttgccagagaggaagtgaTTTCAATTACAGaatttaatggttgtgataggagaaaactgaggatggatcaacaacactgtagttactccacaatactaacctaaattacagagtgaaaagaaggaagcatgtacagaataaaaatactccaaagcatgcatcctgttagcaaaaaaacaaacaagtacattatgtcctgaatacaaaacattatgtttggggcaaatctatcacaacacatcactgagtaccactcttcatactttcaagcatggtgttggctgcatcatgttatgggtatgcttgtcatcggaaaggactagggagttttttttgttgataaaaataaacagaatagagataagcgcaggcaaaatcctagaagaaaacctggttcagtctgctttccaccagacacgggaagacaaattcacctttcagcaggacaataacctaaaacacaaggcaaaatatactctggagttgcttaccacaacaacattgaatgttcctgtgttgcctagttacagttttgtcggcttgaaaatatatggcaagacttgaaaatgtctgtctagcaaggATCAACAATTCAAGCATGCAAAGCtcttacccaggaagactcacagctgtaatcactgccaaagctgattctaacatttattgactcaggggtgtgaatatttaaagatatttctgtatttcattttcaataactttacatacatttctaaaaatatgttttctCTTTCTCAATATGGAGTAATGCATgtagatcagtggaggctgctgagtggaggtTGGTTcattataatggctggaatggagtacatggaatggcatcaaacaaatggaaaccatgtgttggatgtatccttcctgtttggccctgtctgggggaatcatcggatggggccacagtgtctcctgacccctcctgtctcagcctccagtatttatgctgcagtagtttatgtgtcgggggctagggtcagtttgttatatctggagtacttctcctgtcttatccggtgtcctgtgtgaatttaagtatgctctctctaattctctctttctttctctctctcggaggacctgagccctaggaccatgcctcaggactacctggcatgatgactccttgctgtccccagtccacctggccgtgctgctgctccagtttcaactgttctacctgttcaccggacgtgctacatgacccagacctgctgttttcaactagagacagcaggagtggtagagatactcttaatgatcggctatgaaaagccaactgacatttactcctgaggtgctgacttgctgcatcctcgacaactactgtgattattattatttgaccatgctggttatttatgaacatttgaacatcttggccatgttctgttataatttccacccggcacagccagaagaggactggccacccctcatagcctggtttctctctaggtttcttcctaggttttggcctttctagggagtttttcctagccaccgtgcttctacacctgcattgcttgctgtttggggttttaggctgggtttctgtacagcactttgagatatccgctgatgtacgaagggctatataaatacattttatttgatttaaattTTATGTATTTGATATCATTCCATTAATTCTGCttcagtcattaccacaagcctgtcctccccaatgaaggtgccaccaacctcctgtggtgtagataggtgagagagaaacaaatatttcatccattttgaattcagtctgtcacacaacaacatgtgtaataagtcaaggggtatgaatactttctgaaggcactgtatatatagcaTACATTTTAGTCCAAGACTAGGCTTAATGcgggtctgggaaactggccctgaGAGTCTACTTACATTCTGTGGTGGCTAGTGGGACTGTAGTTGTGGAATCAACTGAGAAGGAGACAAAACAACTTCAGCCCATCTTTTAACTTTGACAAATACATTGTTATTGCTGTTATCAACTGTGTCAGGCAGGTTCACTGGTCATTTCTAAAGTAAACCAATATCTGATTCAGAAAAACAGTTCAAATTCTGTGTGTATGTGAAAATTCTAAGCTGAATAGTTCACCTGTGTTTGACTTGTCCATTGGTATGATTGAAATAGTCCCGGAGGTTCCTGAATGGAAAAAATACAGTAGGGATTAGTTTCCTCCATATCAAATGAATGACCCATTTCACTGAACAAAAGCACTTTACATTGCATCCTCTACTGCTTACCAGATACGTTAATGTAGACAAGTTCATTAATAAAACTGAAGTTGTTGGCTCCAGTGGCAATTCTCAAGTAGTAGGGCCCCATGTCGCCTTCGTCAATTCTCTTGATGTTCAGGGAGCAGTTTCCCTTAGTGACATTTCCTGTCATGTTGGTCCTGTTCTGAAAACTCTTGATGACAAATGTGTTGTTGGGGTGATAGAGGAATTCATTCTTGTCATTGTCATTGATGTTAAGTTTAGTATTTCCCAGGCGTTTCCAGTAGGCCTGGATAGGCTCTTTAGATGGGGACGGGGGAGAGGTAAAATTGCATGGAATGGTCACATCATCTCCCTTATTGGTAAAAACAACCTTCGGGTAATCAGCTTTCCAATCCACACCTGTGTTTGAATTAACAACAAAAGTATTAGGATTATTCAGTTCATGTTGTTTAGACATAGCATTAAAAAAACACTGAGTGCATATTGACATACAAATGAATCACATACCACTAGTGCCAGAGGCCTGAGACAAAATTAGCATAATCTCAATCCATATCAATGGGCTCATCTGGTCCAACAGAGAGATTTGAAAGTTAATTCTAACTAATGACGCACCAGATTCCTAATATCGTTTACATGTTGTGTTAAAGATGCCTGGTGTCAGATGGCACTCCCATCAGAATTGTGTCAACCAAATACAACATTACCACTGACCAACAAGCATAGCATAGACTGTAAAGCACTGGGAAATAATGTTGGTTCAGCaacaacaaaataaaaacccAAATCTACGGAGGATACTCACTGTGTTGTGAAAAGAGGTGCCCAAACAGGAGGCTACAGGTCCAAGGAAAACACCAGCAGTGACCATGGCACCGGCACACATTTTAAAAGCCAACTGGTTCCAATAAAATGAGTGACAAGCAGTTATAACGAGAGTGGTGTCAAAAGTGTTGCATGTATATTTCCTGTTACTTAACAATGATGGTGATTGAAAAAAAAGGAATTAGAGGAAGTTTTGTGTAAATGTGTAAACTGAAGGTGACTGTTGGCTAATTACTTGAGAAacagctagcacataacattctgagaaccatatgtttcttagagcttggtgagagtgtggttgtcctatggttattttgaatacaaccttcccacaacattCTGGGAACGTTGCAGGATACCCAGATGGCACATTACGTTTTGAGAACCGTATGTTTCTTAGGTGGGAATTTCATTTCGGTTTCTACAGGTTTCCTCGCGGTCCTATTAAACTCAAGTTCTCAGAACTttcagagaatgttaagaaacaacgttcttctgtgggaatttcagtacttcaacaTAATGTTTTCTGCAGGtattcctcatggttctatttaaagtcatgttctcagaacattaagaaaactttACATAAAAACCAAAATACATCTTTTAAATGTAAAAACATTCCgtcctcaacgtcaacaaaactcttTCTATCGACACCTAATCTTAATGAGCGCTTGTTCCCTTTGAAATTGGGCCTGTTTGTAcatcctggtggc
Proteins encoded:
- the LOC115140852 gene encoding myelin-associated glycoprotein-like, with amino-acid sequence MSPLIWIEIMLILSQASGTSGVDWKADYPKVVFTNKGDDVTIPCNFTSPPSPSKEPIQAYWKRLGNTKLNINDNDKNEFLYHPNNTFVIKSFQNRTNMTGNVTKGNCSLNIKRIDEGDMGPYYLRIATGANNFSFINELVYINVSGTSGTISIIPMDKSNTVDSTTTVPLATTELCEEALSTTIYIATTVPVVAVLLVAVLGIVWFFKYRKRSRCVTMQVSGYYANFTMTPMAKPERVKITKKDNTQVPPPRVIDEPVYGNVQDPNDPMDSMDQMDSVYANVDHVKQ